The Microbulbifer sp. TB1203 nucleotide sequence CTGGCGGTAGCCGTCGTCAATGGCGGTGCAGATGGTGTGGCAGTCGATAACCGTGGCGATAACGCCGCCGTTGAGGTAGTGAGTGGGGCCGGCGCAGTGGTGGGGCAGGGGAGTGAACTCGCAGCGGGTCTCGTCGTCGCCGGTCCAGTAACTCTTGATCTGCAGGCCCTGGCGGTTGTCTGGACCGCAACCGAAGCAGTGGTTGTCGGGTATCCGGTCCTGTATTGCAATCTGTTCAGCCACAATCTTCTCCAATCCTGGTGCCCTGTACGGCGGGCACTTTTGGCCGGCAATGCTAAACGATTTGCGCGGACCAGGGGAAGGAACTACCCTTGCGCCTGATTTTTTTCCGGATAAAAGACCACGCTCATGGAAATCCACGGCTTCTGCGCCCCCGGTTTCGAATCCCTCTACGACACCTTTGCCGAGAACTTCCGCGATTGCGGCGATACCGGCGCAGCTTTCGCGGTGCGTCAGCACGGCGAACTGATCGTCTCTCTGTGGGCGGGCAGCGCGGACCGCGAGGGGCGGGAACCCTACACAGAGGACACCCTGGCCAATGTGTTCTCCTCCTCCAAGGGCGTACTGGCGCTGTTGGCGCTGCAGCAGGTGGCCGCCTGCGAGCTGGACCTGGACCGCCCGGTAGCGGATTACTGGCCGGAATTTGCCGCCGCCGGCAAAGAGGCGGTCACCCCTCGACAGCTGTTGTGCCACCGTGCCGGACTGATCGCCTTTCGCGAAAAGGTCGCAGATGATCTCATTTACGACTGGGCTGCCGCCTGCTCCCAGGTGGCAGCCACCGAACCCTGGTGGACGCCGGGCACCCGTCAGGGCTATTCCCCGTTCCTGTTCGGCTGGAGCTTGGGCGGGCTGCTGGAGCGGGCAACCGGGCTATCTCTGACGGAACTCTACCGTCACGGATTGGCTGAACCGCTGGACCTGGATGGCGGATTCGGTGCTCTGGGCCACAGGTCCACTCGGATCGCGGATGTCGGTCCCCTCAAAAAGCCATTGCCGGAACTGCGTGAAAACGCGGTGGGCCGGGCCATAAAAGAGGAACGTGGAGGCCCCGTGGCCATGGCGTTTACCAATCCGGTGAGCCTGATGATGGGTACCAACAGCCGGGAGTGGCGCGGCGCGGTGATTCCCGCGGCCAACGGTCATTTCAGCGCGCGGGATCTCGCCGCCATCTACGGCGACCTGGCGCTGGACGCTCCCAACTGCCTGCCAGCGGAACTGGTGCGCGAGGCCGGGCGCGAACAGAGCCGCGGACGTGATGCCATACTGCGGGCGGAAGTGAGTTTCGGCGCGGGCTTTATCCTGCGAGGCAGTTCCGCCGACCTGCGCTTTGGCGGTCCCCGGGGTTTCGGTCATCCGGGGGCCGGGGGCAGTGTGGGTTTTGCCGATCCGGAGAGGGAGCTCGGCTGCGGCTATGTCACCACCCGTTTGGGCCAGAGCCTGTTTATGGACCGGCGCTCGGCGAACCTGGTGGAACAACTGTATGGGATTTTGTGATGGATAGGCTGGCGGAACTGAATACGCGAGTGGAGGAACTGGAGAGTCGCCTGGCTTTCCAGGAGGATACCCTGGCTCAACTCAACGATGTGATCGCAGCGCAGGATGCGAATATCCGCGCTCTGGTGGTTCGATTAAAGGAATTAGGTGACAAGTACCGGGACCTTTCCTTCGAGCTGCATAGCGGGGG carries:
- a CDS encoding PaaI family thioesterase, producing the protein MAEQIAIQDRIPDNHCFGCGPDNRQGLQIKSYWTGDDETRCEFTPLPHHCAGPTHYLNGGVIATVIDCHTICTAIDDGYRQAGREVGGGEKIWFATGRLDVQYKAPAPIDQPVILEAKIVDRGERKTVLHCTLSSGGRLCAAADVVAVRVPDKW
- a CDS encoding serine hydrolase domain-containing protein, producing MEIHGFCAPGFESLYDTFAENFRDCGDTGAAFAVRQHGELIVSLWAGSADREGREPYTEDTLANVFSSSKGVLALLALQQVAACELDLDRPVADYWPEFAAAGKEAVTPRQLLCHRAGLIAFREKVADDLIYDWAAACSQVAATEPWWTPGTRQGYSPFLFGWSLGGLLERATGLSLTELYRHGLAEPLDLDGGFGALGHRSTRIADVGPLKKPLPELRENAVGRAIKEERGGPVAMAFTNPVSLMMGTNSREWRGAVIPAANGHFSARDLAAIYGDLALDAPNCLPAELVREAGREQSRGRDAILRAEVSFGAGFILRGSSADLRFGGPRGFGHPGAGGSVGFADPERELGCGYVTTRLGQSLFMDRRSANLVEQLYGIL
- a CDS encoding SlyX family protein; the protein is MDRLAELNTRVEELESRLAFQEDTLAQLNDVIAAQDANIRALVVRLKELGDKYRDLSFELHSGGRQDEKPPHY